The Ictidomys tridecemlineatus isolate mIctTri1 chromosome 6, mIctTri1.hap1, whole genome shotgun sequence genome includes a region encoding these proteins:
- the LOC101971589 gene encoding olfactory receptor 9K2, whose product MIDQGRNNRTEVSDFILIGFEVSPELHLLLFLIFLLVYVMILLGNIGMMAIIMTDPRLNTPMYFFLGNLSFVDLFYSSVIAPKAMSNFWSESKSISFAGCVAQVFLFALFIVTEGFLLAAMAYDRFIAICNPLLYSVQMSARLCMQLVAGCYFFGCVSSVLQTSATFSLSFCASRAIDHFYCDSRPLQRLSCSDLFVHNMVSFTLSTIIILPTIIVIVVSYMYIVSTVLKIRSTEGRKKAFSTCSSHLGVVSVLYGAVFFMYLTPDRFPELSKMASLCYSLITPMLNPLIYSLRNKDVKDALKKLLEKKNGIL is encoded by the coding sequence ATGATTGACCAGGGAAGAAACAACCGCACAGAAGTTAGTGACTTCATTCTCATAGGCTTTGAGGTCAGCCCAGAACTCCATCTTCTCCTCTTCCTGATATTTCTGCTTGTCTATGTCATGATCCTTCTAGGGAATATTGGGATGATGGCCATTATCATGACTGACCCCAGGCTGAACACACCAATGTATTTCTTCCTAGGCAACCTGTCTTTTGTTGATCTCTTCTATTCATCTGTTATTGCACCCAAGGCCATGAGCAACTTCTGGTCTGAAAGCAAGTCCATCTCCTTTGCAGGCTGTGTGGCCCAGGTCTTTCTGTTTGCACTATTTATTGTGACCGAGGGATTTCTCCTGGCAGCCATGGCTTATGATCGCTTCATTGCCATCTGCAACCCACTCCTCTATTCTGTTCAGATGTCAGCACGTCTTTGCATGCAGTTGGTGGCTGGGTGCTATTTTTTTGGCTGTGTAAGCTCAGTTCTTCAAACTAGTGCAACATTCAGTTTATCCTTTTGTGCTTCTAGGGCCATTGACCACTTTTACTGTGATAGTCGCCCACTTCAGAGATTATCTTGTTCTGACCTCTTTGTCCACAATATGGTATCTTTTACCTTATCCACCATCATTATCTTGCCAACCATTATAGTCATTGTTGTTTCTTACATGTATATTGTGTCCACAGTTCTAAAGATTCGCTCCACCGAGGGCCGCAAGAAAGCCTTCTCCACTTGCAGCTCCCACCTGGGAGTCGTGAGTGTGCTGTACGGGGCTGTCTTCTTCATGTACCTCACCCCTGACAGGTTTCCTGAACTGAGCAAAATGGCCTCCTTATGTTACTCCCTAATCACACCTATGTTGAACCCTTTGATTTACTCCCTGAGAAACAAAGATGTCAAAGATGCTCTTAAAAAacttctagagaagaaaaatggtATCCTATGA